The Labrus mixtus chromosome 16, fLabMix1.1, whole genome shotgun sequence genome window below encodes:
- the glcci1a gene encoding glucocorticoid induced 1a isoform X2, with the protein MSASTAEASSSSLQRVTHSGSPPASCSSSSSSSSNNTAVRLHPIRATVPYQLLRGNQHSPTRSVSSSFSAAAGSNSGGPTTSRCSSPANPSGSGSSDGRLVPKQRLSPPDSRSSPERSPLSPPPKVERTKPQQVRSSGAIWRTSSLGTIAGPYLTGQWPRDPHVHYPSCMKDKSTQTPGCWSDETGEKRSTHQRSASWGSADQLKEIAKLRQQLQRGKQGGRHSKEREHLSPLQYTTITYSALTSPTNHTSTASLYQFSMSKSAQMPLSNITVPKPSISRVPSSMEGINHELEKVFIKDNGEKEELKSLEVPDGRRAPFQPQQRSSSTRSVDTQTPSAPGRSSSCSSLSPCPSPACPPGSHDGSPYSTEELLYDRDKDSGSSSPLPKFASSPKPNNSYMFKREPPEGCEKIKAFDEQSSRQSASASVPLFSCPDKNKVNFIPTGSAFCPVRLPGSLHLNPASQPEEDEDDDAELQGATSLYGAPTQVSTSTSTDDPPEEPGSPSETSDPPTDSPAIS; encoded by the exons ATGTCAGCATCAACAGCAGAAGCCAGCTCGTCATCCCTGCAGCGGGTAACACACAGCGGATCCCCACcagcctcctgcagcagcagcagcagcagcagcagcaacaacaccgCGGTCCGGTTACATCCTATCCGCGCCACGGTGCCGTACCAGCTTTTGCGTGGAAATCAGCACAGCCCAACCCGCTccgtttcctcctccttctcagcAGCAGCCGGGAGCAACTCGGGAGGACCGACGACGTCCCGTTGCTCCAGTCCCGCCAACCCGAGTGGAAGCGGCTCCTCGGACGGCAGGCTGGTCCCCAAGCAGAGACTGTCACCGCCGGACAGCAGGAGCTCACCTGAACGCTCTCCCCTCTCGCCTCCCCCCAAAG TTGAAAGGACAAAACCCCAGCAGGTGCGGAGCTCGGGGGCCATTTGGCGGACTTCCTCCCTGGGCACTATCGCAGGGCCCTACCTCACCGGGCAGTGGCCTCGTGACCCCCACGTGCACTACCCATCTTGTATGAAAGATAAATCCACACAG ACTCCTGGATGTTGGAGTGACGAGACTGGAGAGAAGAGGAGCACCCACCAGCGCTCTGCGTCCTGGGGCAGCGCCGACCAGCTCAAAGAG ATCGCGAAGCTCCGGCAGCAGCTCCAGCGCGGCAAACAAGGAGGACGTcacagtaaagagagagagcacctgTCCCCCCTCCAGTACACCACCATCACCTACAGCGCCCTGACCAGCCCCACCAATCACACGTCCACAGCCAGCCTCTATCAG TTTTCCATGTCGAAGTCGGCTCAGATGCCGCTGTCCAACATCACGGTGCCAAAGCCCTCCATCTCCAGGGTGCCCAGCAGCATGGAGGGCATCAACCACGAGCTGGAGAAGGTCTTCATCAAAGACAacggagagaaggaggagctgAAG tctCTGGAGGTCCCTGACGGCCGGAGGGCACCCTTCCAGCCTCAGCagcgcagcagcagcacccGCAGCGTGGACACCCAGACCCCCTCGGCCCCCGGGCGGTCCAGCAGCTGCTCCAGCCTGTCGCCCTGCCCCTCGCCCGCCTGCCCCCCAGGATCACACGACGGCAGTCCTTACTCCACAGAAGAACTACTCTACGACCGGGATAAAG aCAGTGGAAGCAGCTCACCTCTGCCCAAGTTCGCCTCCTCGCCCAAACCAAACAACAGCTACATGTTCAAGCGAGAGCCGCCAGAGGGCTGTGAGAAGATTAAAGCTTTTGACGAACAGAG CTCCAGACAGTCAGCATCAGCGTCGGTCCCGCTCTTCTCCTGCCCCGACAAAAACAAGGTCAACTTCATCCCGACGGGCTCGGCGTTCTGCCCCGTCAGACTCCCCGGCTCCCTGCACCTCAACCCGGCCTCGCAAcccgaggaggacgaggacgacgACGCGGAGCTGCAGGGGGCCACGTCGCTGTACGGCGCCCCGACTCAGGTCTCCACGAGCACCAGCACAGACGACCCCCCGGAGGAGCCCGGCTCGCCCTCAGAGACCTCAGACCCCCCCACAGACAGCCCGGCCATCAGCTAG
- the glcci1a gene encoding glucocorticoid induced 1a isoform X1 — protein sequence MSASTAEASSSSLQRVTHSGSPPASCSSSSSSSSNNTAVRLHPIRATVPYQLLRGNQHSPTRSVSSSFSAAAGSNSGGPTTSRCSSPANPSGSGSSDGRLVPKQRLSPPDSRSSPERSPLSPPPKVERTKPQQVRSSGAIWRTSSLGTIAGPYLTGQWPRDPHVHYPSCMKDKSTQTPGCWSDETGEKRSTHQRSASWGSADQLKEIAKLRQQLQRGKQGGRHSKEREHLSPLQYTTITYSALTSPTNHTSTASLYQQFSMSKSAQMPLSNITVPKPSISRVPSSMEGINHELEKVFIKDNGEKEELKSLEVPDGRRAPFQPQQRSSSTRSVDTQTPSAPGRSSSCSSLSPCPSPACPPGSHDGSPYSTEELLYDRDKDSGSSSPLPKFASSPKPNNSYMFKREPPEGCEKIKAFDEQSSRQSASASVPLFSCPDKNKVNFIPTGSAFCPVRLPGSLHLNPASQPEEDEDDDAELQGATSLYGAPTQVSTSTSTDDPPEEPGSPSETSDPPTDSPAIS from the exons ATGTCAGCATCAACAGCAGAAGCCAGCTCGTCATCCCTGCAGCGGGTAACACACAGCGGATCCCCACcagcctcctgcagcagcagcagcagcagcagcagcaacaacaccgCGGTCCGGTTACATCCTATCCGCGCCACGGTGCCGTACCAGCTTTTGCGTGGAAATCAGCACAGCCCAACCCGCTccgtttcctcctccttctcagcAGCAGCCGGGAGCAACTCGGGAGGACCGACGACGTCCCGTTGCTCCAGTCCCGCCAACCCGAGTGGAAGCGGCTCCTCGGACGGCAGGCTGGTCCCCAAGCAGAGACTGTCACCGCCGGACAGCAGGAGCTCACCTGAACGCTCTCCCCTCTCGCCTCCCCCCAAAG TTGAAAGGACAAAACCCCAGCAGGTGCGGAGCTCGGGGGCCATTTGGCGGACTTCCTCCCTGGGCACTATCGCAGGGCCCTACCTCACCGGGCAGTGGCCTCGTGACCCCCACGTGCACTACCCATCTTGTATGAAAGATAAATCCACACAG ACTCCTGGATGTTGGAGTGACGAGACTGGAGAGAAGAGGAGCACCCACCAGCGCTCTGCGTCCTGGGGCAGCGCCGACCAGCTCAAAGAG ATCGCGAAGCTCCGGCAGCAGCTCCAGCGCGGCAAACAAGGAGGACGTcacagtaaagagagagagcacctgTCCCCCCTCCAGTACACCACCATCACCTACAGCGCCCTGACCAGCCCCACCAATCACACGTCCACAGCCAGCCTCTATCAG CAGTTTTCCATGTCGAAGTCGGCTCAGATGCCGCTGTCCAACATCACGGTGCCAAAGCCCTCCATCTCCAGGGTGCCCAGCAGCATGGAGGGCATCAACCACGAGCTGGAGAAGGTCTTCATCAAAGACAacggagagaaggaggagctgAAG tctCTGGAGGTCCCTGACGGCCGGAGGGCACCCTTCCAGCCTCAGCagcgcagcagcagcacccGCAGCGTGGACACCCAGACCCCCTCGGCCCCCGGGCGGTCCAGCAGCTGCTCCAGCCTGTCGCCCTGCCCCTCGCCCGCCTGCCCCCCAGGATCACACGACGGCAGTCCTTACTCCACAGAAGAACTACTCTACGACCGGGATAAAG aCAGTGGAAGCAGCTCACCTCTGCCCAAGTTCGCCTCCTCGCCCAAACCAAACAACAGCTACATGTTCAAGCGAGAGCCGCCAGAGGGCTGTGAGAAGATTAAAGCTTTTGACGAACAGAG CTCCAGACAGTCAGCATCAGCGTCGGTCCCGCTCTTCTCCTGCCCCGACAAAAACAAGGTCAACTTCATCCCGACGGGCTCGGCGTTCTGCCCCGTCAGACTCCCCGGCTCCCTGCACCTCAACCCGGCCTCGCAAcccgaggaggacgaggacgacgACGCGGAGCTGCAGGGGGCCACGTCGCTGTACGGCGCCCCGACTCAGGTCTCCACGAGCACCAGCACAGACGACCCCCCGGAGGAGCCCGGCTCGCCCTCAGAGACCTCAGACCCCCCCACAGACAGCCCGGCCATCAGCTAG